The Scatophagus argus isolate fScaArg1 chromosome 12, fScaArg1.pri, whole genome shotgun sequence genome includes the window GTGGCCGATGTTGTATCCTACAAACAACTATACAACTGTTttagactgaaaatgaaacccTCATTTACAATTCCTCACAAAAGCAAGAGAACAGACTGTCCACTGCCCTTCTTTAAGCAAATACTGCTCTACATTGGTCATCATTCCCTGCAAACAGGTGATGGCCAACCAATCAATCTTTATATGTGTAAAAatcacaaaaggaaaaggacaagAACACAGTAATTGTAAGACTTGTGCTAAGTGGCAGTTGGAAGGTTGTATAGCAACTGTGGCAAATAGAAAGGGGAAGAATGATGCAATCGTCAAAGAGTAGAAaagaacaaagtaaaatatttctaGAAAGGCAGTGTATAGCCTCTAACAGTTTGGCAAGAACCCCCCTCCCGAACCTGTTTTGCTCCCACTAACTTCTCCGAAGTCTCCACTTAAACCTTGCCTGCCTACAAATACCCAAACCAATTACCCCAGTCTCCCAAACCCTGCAACACTTCACATAACCCTGTCCACCCTAGGTCCCCAACACAATAATCCCCGCCTCCCTTTGCCCCACAGCCCAGCCCAGGCCAGACTGGACCCTAAATTTAGGGTtcgtttgatttgtttttacttcttgAACATGTCCTGTAGAGGCCCAGGCAGAAACTTGAGGACAGTGTCAAGGATGCTTTCCTCGTCCTCTTCATCATCGTCTCCACAGCCCCGAGGAATTGCCTTCTTTGGACGTGTCAGCGATCCCTCACAAGCCTGTTCCAACGCCgctttctcctctgcctctttctcctccttcttcttcagccCATACTAAACAGGGAAATGACAGGAGGTGAGACATTGGAAGAAAACTATTGAGGgaccaaaaaataaacacctAGAAAGTGCTTTGAAGTGTAGTCACCAACTTATTCTGGGCCTAGCAGGGATCTGGATCCTGCCAATATGAAACCCTACATAAAAAGATGAGGTTGGTCCTGTCATAGCTTTTTACCGCTGTATACCTAAAACCCTGAGTCTTTTCAAATGCAGCGGAAAATGTCACACTCCAAAGCCTCATAAGGTCATTAGTCAGCCAGTTAATGCATTACTCAAACCACACAAGAGTTTCCTACCTTGTCCCTGATGGTCTGCCGtactttttccctctctgcctccatgCGGGCGTGTTTggccttcctctcctcctcttgctgCCTCAGCGCCTCCTgccgctcctcctccttcttggCTGCATCCGGGTCCTTCTCCTCCTCGCCACCCAGCATCTTACCCATGTCTTTGGTGGCCCCTGGACAGAAACAAGATGCAGATATTGATGGTGAGCACAGACCGACTCTGCTGTGGGAAATGCCATCTATCTGTACATAGTTCTTAAAAACAGTCCCAGTGGTTTTAATTACTGCAGAGGACGAAGAACGCATGCCTCAGTTTTCTGACCTAAAGGTGATCATCAACCACAAGCTAAAATGAAGTCCACGGAGTCCTCCTGTCTATACACAACTTCACATGCACTGCgtaaacagaaacacatgataatataacacatgcacagagacagtCATGTCCGTCGCTCATATTCGGCTGGGAAAACACTGCGTTAGCAATTCTGAGGATTATCTGAATATCAGTGAGGTGccttggaaaacaaaacaaagagccaGCTGGAAAATCTGCAAAGAGCCCCCAAGACGGGCGAGGACACATTCTTGCACCTGGTGTTGGCCATCTGTCAGCATTACCTGTGTCTCCTCATCCAGGAATTCACCCTCACTCTGAAATAAACCTCAAGTATTAATCAGGCAGTACTGGTACGTACAGTAGTAGTTACGCAGAGGTTAATATTCTGAA containing:
- the cplx2 gene encoding complexin-2, which gives rise to MDFVMKQALGGATKDMGKMLGGEEEKDPDAAKKEEERQEALRQQEEERKAKHARMEAEREKVRQTIRDKYGLKKKEEKEAEEKAALEQACEGSLTRPKKAIPRGCGDDDEEDEESILDTVLKFLPGPLQDMFKK